In Candidatus Methanomethylicota archaeon, the genomic window GAAAATTTTACAACACTCCTCACCAGCCCTCCTCAAAATCCTTCTAGCAGTCTCCTCATCCACCTCACATAAACCAGCCATCACGCCCATAATCCATCTCCGCAAAAACTCCCCGCATTTACCAGCATATTTCAAGGAATCAGCATAAGTACATGTTGAAGGCACAAGCTCCTTCCCACCCATTTAAACCCACACCCGAACAGCATTATCGAAACCAACCATTTAAACCTAACCAAAATCAATACAATAGGAAGATTTAATCGTTGAGAAAATGTGAAAATGTTATGGAAATGAAGTCTGTAGAATTTTCCATTGCATTGATTTTATCCATCCTGTTCTCCGTAGCCCTATTGTATGTAATTATTGTCGTTTCCGATACAATTCACTGGTTTCTTTTGAAATTTTTCCCAGAATGTTTCTATTGGTGGGATTTTAAGGAAGTTAGTAAGAGGGTTGAAGCTTTGAGACCGTTTGGTTACATTTCATTTATAGCCACCTTAGTTTTGATATTGGCTGGCTTCATTATTCGGCGGATGAAGATTTCCATTTTAGGGTCGCTTGCCATGTATCTTCCAACATTCGGCTACTTTGCTTCCGCAATGTTCTTCCTTGCGGGTATAGGGGTTTTAAGGTTACTCTGGCTTCCACTACTCGACTTATGCCCCATAATTCTCAGACTTGGAGACGTAATCTATCTACCATACCTTCTACTGGCTTTACCAATCTCACTCATAGCCTGGGCTTTCCAACTTTCATTTATGGATCTAAGCGCCCTACTATCGCTTATAATAATGGTGATGGGGTTAATTATATTCTTCTTAGGCGTTTTCACATGGCTTTATGGCAAGTTTAAGGGGATTAGAATAATAGATTTTTGGATTTATCAATATTCAAGGCATCCTCAATATTTTGGATTCCTCCTATGGAGTTATGGGTTAACGATTTTAGCGTCCACGATAGGTGCGCATAAAGGCAGCTATGTTCCACCACCAAGCCTCCCATGGCTTATCTCCACCCTAATAATTGTAGGTGTTGCCCTACATGAAGAGAACGTTATGGTTAGGATGTATGGAGATGAATATGTAAGGTATCGTAATTGCACGCCATTCATGCTACCCCTCCCAAAGCAAATATCAAACCTAGCAACTCTACCAATGAGGAAACTGTTGGGGAAGAGTAGACCTGAAAATGGGAGGGAAATAGCCTTCATAATCCTCCTCTACAGCATCATACTAATTCTACTTTCAACACCATTAATCCCATCCCTCAAAATTTAAATTCAATACCAAATAAAGGAAGCTTTAAACCACAAACGAGCATTAATATTTAATATATTTTTTATGTATTAATGTATTAATTGTAGCTTAAGGATTGAGGAGGATAGCGGATGTTAATTGTGAAGGAACTTACCGATGACCTCCTTCCCTTAGTTGAGAAATTCCTCTATAAAGATCCATTTATCAATGCATATGCCATTTACGACCTCCACTATTTACGTCATAGGGCGAAATTCTTCATATGCCTTGAAGATTATGAATTGAAGGGTCTTTTACTGGATTTCTTAAGCCGTACAGGTATGCATGCTATTTGGCTTTGGGGTGAGGAGGAGGCTGTTGAGGAGCTTCTCGACGTTGTATCGGCAGATAAAATAATGTTTCATGTATTCCCGGAATCTGAACATATTATTAGACGGAAATTTGCAGTAAATGCGAGGTATGATATGGATTTCATGCTCTTAAGGAGGGGTGAAGAACGTCTCTACATAAATCATGAAATTAGACAGTTAAGCTTGACCGACGCCATCCACCTTGCAAGTTTAAGGAGGGATAAGCCTACAGATGAAGATGTGGAGGAGGCTAAAAACTTCCTTAAGGAACTGCCATTCTATGGAATATTTAAGGATGATAAATTAGTTTCAGTGGCTTGCGTGCAAGTTAAAATCCCTGAAATATGGATTATAGGTGGATTCTATACGAAGCCAGAATATAGGAATAGGGGATGTGCAACTTCGCTAGCATCCTTCCTAGTGAGGGAAGCATTGAAAAGCACGGAACACGTAGGGCTACATGTTCGAGCAGACAACTATCCAGCAAAACACGTATACGAGAAGGTGGGATTCAAAACATATGGGAGAATGTGTTGGCTAACCTACAACGTCAACATAGTGCCTTAAATATGATTCTGTAAAAGGGGGGAAGTATTTCTAAAACGTCTTCTTGGTATTCATAGTTTTTCACGAAAGGTTCTGCATATTGTTAAGTGAAGTTTAAGTAAAGATTATAAGCGGGGATTACATTTCATAGCATGCGTACCCCTCTTGAATAAACCTACACGCATATGGGTTATACTAGTAGCTTTAATTGTCATAGGAATATTTGTGGTAGCATTACTCAACATACTTCAAAAATCGAAGAAGCCCTTACAAGAATTACAAGAACATAAAATTGGGAATGCAACTATAGGGGTGGGTGGAGGAGGTATTCGCATAGCTGTTCTAGTGGATAATAATCCCTATAGGTCTGGCTTGGAGACTGCTTGGGGGCTCTCAATTTACGTTGATGCGTGGAGAGCTAAATTCCTCTTCGATACGGGACCAGATCCGAATGTTTTGAGATTTAATGCAGAGGAGCTTGGAGTGGATTTGTCAAAGATAGATTTCGTGGTGATAAGTCATGTGCATGGAGATCATACGGGGGGTTTAGAGCTTATAGCTTCCCTAAAGCCGAAGTTGAAGATCTATATTCCTCCAGATAGAGGGTTGATTGGGTATGTGAAGAGCCTAGGACTTAAACCTATCATTGTGAATAGCACAATTGAAATTGCCAATGGAATCTACGTGGTTAAACCACTTTATGGTCCACCAATGGAGGAAGCTGTTGCAATTAAGACTGATAGAAGGTTAATAGTACTTGTGGGTTGCAGCCATCCAGGAGTAGTCAACATGGTTAGGCAAGCAGTTCGAGATATAGGTGTGAAACCATACATGGTTATCGGAGGCTTCCACATGTCTGGAGCAAATATGGATGAAGTCCGCGAAGTTGTAGATGAGCTTGTGGAGATGGGTGTTGAGAGGATATGTCCAATCCATTGTAGTGGAGATACCATTAGACAGTATCTTGCAAAGTACTATAGCGACAAATACATAGATGGAGGAGTTGGTCTGAAGATAAATATTCAACCATAGAAGCGTGAAAAAGGGGTTATGTAGACCTAATCGATTTTAAGATTAAATCCGTTACCTCCCTAGACCTCTGTAAATCCATAACAATTTCTTGAATTGACTTCCTCTTGATATCTTCATTCGTCATAACTATCAAGGTAGCTATAGGCTTCACCACAACTTGATCTGCCCACCTCGCCACATGATTAGAGATTATGTTAACTAAACCTCGATATATGGTGTAGGCGAAACTAATAAGCCCAGTAATAGCGCTTCCGAAAGCTAAAGCTCTCTCAATAGCATAAGGGGATTGATAGAAGATGCCGAAAACAATGAACGTTACCACGGTTACCATAAGCAAGAATACCGTAAATAAACGCATTCAAACCTTCCTCCATAAATAGCATACAAACTTTTCATATAAAAAGTTATCACGTAAAATTTATGTAAGCAAAAGAATTTGATACCCCCTTTAATGGGATGATGGCGTTACATAAGTATAAGCTTCATGGGTTTCAGTTCACCTTTAATTGGATCCACTTCAAAACCCAACTCTTCAAGTGCAGTTACACCAAGTAGGTGAACACCCTCATCACCAAATACCACTAGCGTATATGCTTTAACCCTTTGAACTTCAATGCCAATAACACCCACCCCCCAACAACCTGATCATTAGCCAACATAAACCTCCTAACACCAATAACAAGTACATTCATGGAATTCACAAGGCTACTGGGCAGCACACCATATATGGCGTCAGCATCCATAAACACCTTAACCTTCCTAACATCATCCGGCTTAAATACATTCCAAAACCTAGCCTTAACCTTAACACCCATAAAACCAATCATGTAATATCGATTACCGCCATCTAAACATTTGTTTAAGAAGATTAATGGCGAAGAGTAAAACTTTCACTAGAAGTTTCTCCATCTCCTCCATTATTATTAAGAATTGAAACTTCAGATGATGATTTCTTTAAAGGTTGTATTAATTAAACGTTAACCATTACGAAACACATATAATTTAATCAATCATTATTAATGTTGTAGGGCGTTATTCAATGAGGCTTATAAAGAGCTTTGATATAAAGGAGTTTAGAGGAATTAAAGGGCTGGAAAAGCCCATTGAGCTTAGCAAGTTCAATGTACTTGTCGGCAGAAACTGTACTGGCAAAACCTCAATTCTACAAGCACTCTACCTATTGGCGATGCCTATACGTGGACGTAATATTCCACCATACGATAGATCAGCTAGCGGTTATATTGAGGGGCTTATTGGAGATTGGAAACGCCTAGTTTATGGATATTCTGGAGAAGCTACTATAAGTTTTGAGCTCGGAGTAAAAGGGGTATTAAAATATCCACGTGGAATTACTGAATATGAGACCGTAAACGTAGGGGAGGTTGAAGTAAAAATATTAGCCGAAAACATAAGTGTAGAAGCTAAAACGAAGACACTTTTAGGTGGGAATGAAGTTGAAATAAATTTGTTAGGGGACCAATATGAAAACCTTGTAAAATCCATTAATCCCAGAGGTTCTGCATTGGCGCTTTACGTACCAGACCATAGTAATGCTTACAAGGAGTTGCATGATTACTCTTTTAGGAGCTTTGATGGTATCGTTAAGAAGGGGCTTCACACTAAGGTGTGTAGGGAATATTTAGAAGATGTCGTTTATGATAGGTTTACAGAGGTTTTCACTAGAGGTAATGAACTCTTCGTTAGGAAGGAGGTCGGAGATACCACCAGTTACGTAAGCCTTAATGACCTTGGTGAAGGAGTTAAAAGGTTCATTTTAATGTATTTTGCGGTGGAGCATCTTAATCCAGCGCTGGTTTTATGGGATGATATTGAAGTCGCTATGCATCCAAGTCTTATGAATACATTATTGAAATGGTTAGCTGAATCTGAGAGACAAGTAGTGATAGCTACGCATAGCCTCGATGTTTTACACAGCCTTATATTTATTGAACCTAGGGATGCTAAAATAATAATGTTGAAGAAGGATGCTAACGATATGATCCGCCATAAGAGTATCGAACTTGATGAACTTGAAGAAATTCTTGAAAAGGGAATCGATCTAAGAGCCATAATTGAAGGTGTAGTAGAGTGAAGTTAATTGGGAGAGGAGGCGTAGCCGTTAAAGAACTTTTAAAAGAACCTTTAGCATACGTCCTAACGGGAGATGGAAGTAGAGATATAAGGACTCTCGGAGAAATATGTGAAAAGTATGATCATAAATCGGTTTTAATACTTCCCCAATACGCACCAGCAACTGGCTTAAAGGTAACAGAGATCTTAGCAACGCTATTTGACAAAGAGAGGAAAACATTAAGGTTTCTCGTATTGCTTGACAAAGAACACTTAAGGTCCATTAATGACTTCAAGAAAGCATTAAGTGAAAGGGGTTTTACGATTCTTGGCAAGATAAAGCATTTATGTGAAGGTTGTTGGAAAATTACTGTTGAAAAAGGCAGTAAGCAAGGGATAATAATCCTAGCTGTTCAAGGTAGGTTAAGAGTATTGAGGAAAACTATGCAGAGCTAATAAAGCTCCTTAGCGGAGAAAATGTGGAAGCTAACAAGGAGAGCATTAAGAAATGGTTCAAAGATCATGGTGTAAGTGGATATAGGGAGCTTATAAGAAATGCTAAAGTTGAAATGCTCGAAAAAGCCTTCACACCATTAACATGCGCCATAAAAACACTACTACAATTACAAAGTACAACCAATCATTAATGATTTTCACGATCCTCCCTTACACTTCTTACTGAAAACCCCTTCCCACTAGGTTTCACATCCCTGAGGAGCCTATTCCATCTCTTAATAAACTTCCTAATCTTAATTCTCCAAACAAACTCCTCCAACCCCCCAAAGATCTATTTAAACTAATTAAGCACTTTAACTAAGCTAAACACATCAAACAAATATATGTTTTACTTTTCCAATCTCCCTCTATCCTCCCTAATGAGCCTTACAACCATGTCAACGTCGATCTTTTCGAGAATAGACTTCTTAGCCTTCAACTTCTCTTCAAGCAACATTAACCTGCGCCTACGAACTTCATTTTCAAGCGCACCCCTAATAAGCTCAGAAACATTTATGTTAAGCCTCCTAGCCTCATCCAACAATTCCCTCTTAACTCTAACGGAAACAGTAACGTATCCACTCATAAACAGATACTCAAGATAGGCAATATATCGCTACCTAAATATAAGTGTTTTCAATTACGATGACCAACTGCAAATTTGATAAATGTTCTTCGAGAATGTTTAAATGGATGAAGGCTTGTGTCCATGAATATCTTCATTAAATTCCTCTTCTAAATCGAATTCGGCAAGATCACCAAGATTAGCTTGCTTCGCCTTCAATTTCCCCCTTCTAAGCTTAATCCACTCCAAAGTTTCCTCAATGCTTGGAACCCTCATTATTGCAAGCTTTTCATCTCTAACTTCAATCAAAACATAGTCATTTTCTTTGATCCCATACTTTTCACGCAACATTTTAGGTATAATTGTCTGCCCTTAGACCCAACCTTAAGCCTCAGCTTCACCACAAATTACACAACGTAACACTATCATATAAACATCGCTAAATCATGAAGCCAATTATCTTGCGAAGTGTAGATATGCTGAGGTCCTCCCCATAGTTACGAATCGACTCAAGCGTTTTCGATCAAGTGGATAGGCTTGGCGGATAAGTTTAGTATAAGCAACATTTATAATGCTTAAAAAGCATTAATATCTTGGTAATGGTGTTTCTATGTCCACTTCGGTGACTGTTGAACAATTGATTTTGAAAGCTTTAGAGGAGGCTTTATCCAGGGTATTTAAGAAGATTTCAGAAGGGAAAAAGTTGAGCTATAGTGAAGCTGCCTTGCTACTAATGAGCTTAATGATATATTGGGAGAGGAAGAAATAAACCACAAATCTCAAAATTTGAATATTCAATGAAAACATGGCATAAGAACACTTATCTATACTTACAAGTTTAAGTTAAATGAGGGCTATGGAGGGTGGAGCTGCTAGGTTGGTGTTTGTGGGGGTTGTGGAGAAGGCTGGGGATGAAGCTATTGTGAAGATTCACCCAGAATTCTGCGAAGCACTTAAGGGGATAGAAGAATACTCACATCTAATAATACTATATTGGATGCATCTACGAGACAATGAAAGGGATAGGAGAACACTACTCGTCTACCCAAAGAGAGGCACAATACCAATTTTAACAGGAGTATTCGCATGTAGAAGTCCATCAAGACCAAACCCAATAGGCCTATGCGTCGTTGAACTTGTGAAGAGGGAGGGGTGCACATTAACCGTTAAGGGGCTTGACGCCATAGAAGACACGCCAATAATAGACATAAAACCATACATACCAAAACTAGACTCAATTCCAAATGCCCACACGCCAAAATGGACTTAAATTGAATTGGAAGCTGATAAATGAATTGTAGATGAATCAAGCTCTTCAAACCATAATCACTTGTTTACAGGCGCAGATTCAGGCAACTCACTTGCTCTAATAATTTCTTATGAATTTTGATAATTAAACACAAAGCTAATAAGCATTCCATCTCCTATGTTTTAAATGGTGAATTCATGGGAGAATTAATTCCACTTCTAGAGAAGTTGCGCGAAGTTCTTGATGAAATGGTAAAAGTTGTTGATGGAAGAATTGAGAAATCTGAGGGGGAGAAGAGGGAAAACTATAAGGAGTATAGGTCAATCCTACGGGAAATGTATGGGCGATTGGGGGAATTGATGAACAAAATGTACATTGATAGGGTATTAGATCCAGATGAAAACAAGGCCTTACTCTCCCTAATACTAGAAACTATGAAGACTAGTGGAAAACAATAATAAATATGAGGGGATTCCTGAAGGGGGCTTATGGAGAAAAGGAGAGCTGAAACGAGTTTACCAAACTAAACAAAACATCCCAAAATTTAAACGTCCACCCACCTGAAGAGTATTACTACAAAAGTAATGTGTTTTAAATATCATAAGTGCGAAAGCAACCAAGTAATTAAGGCAACAATAGCCCCCGACAAGACTGATAAGATGAACATTTTCCAATCCCTTGCCCTTTCTTTCTCTATATCCCTAAGTTCAGTCACCTTCCTATCTATATCGCCAAGCTTATCCATCATCCTATTGAAGCATTCATTGCAAAATTCAAGCGTAACATACTGAGGTTCACCATTCCCATTCATACCTCATTCCCCCCATTTAAAGTTCCATTTCATCACTTTTAAATTCGCTTCTCACCCTATAAATCCCTATAGTTCTTAAGTATAGGGGAAATTCACACAATACACATTTAAACAAGTTTTCAATAACATATCGTGTATGGTGATAAAAGTGACGAAAGCCCGAGCTGAACCATTTAAAAGTGCCAAAGCAAAAATTCGCTCAGAAGAATGTATAGCAATAAAAATGAAAACCATTAGAGAAACCAAAAACCCAATACAAATAAAAAACAAACAATAAACCTTGCTTTTACCGATTTATGCAAAATTAATTAATTTTCGCACTTTTCAAATTATCAAATGTTATTAAGAAAGATTCCTTTGCTAACTCTTTATCAACTCTTTTACCCTCCATCCCCTCTCACCATCAACATATATTGGATCCATCTCTTCAATCCAAACCTTCGCTTGCTTTAAACCTCTCTCAGAATTCTCCCTTCCAAACAAAACTTTATAGCCGGAAAGCACCCCAAACAAAAGAGGATTCACTGGGGAGAAAATCTCCTCCTCTTCAAAAAGCAAAGAAGAAATCTTTATCCCATACTTATCCCAAATCTCACTCTCCTCCTTCCCCAAAAGATCAAACCTTTCTTTTATGTCAGGTAAATTCCTCGCAATTATCAACAAATCATAATCACTATCCCTCCTCGCATAACCCTTAACCCTCGAACCAAAAAGAACAATGGAAACCAAATTCCCACCAAACTTCTCCTTACAAGCTTCAACAAACTCCCCCAAAGCCTCCCTCTCCCTCCTCGTTAACCTCATATCCCCTCACCAAAATATCCCTTCAAAACAGCCTCCAAAACAATTGAAAATAAGGATAACCCTCATTCCCCAAATTTGCTTACAGAAATATCTTAACTTCGGCTCAATTTATTGTTTGCTCTCCCATCCCTTTAAAGTTTAAGCATCAAAATAATTTACACTTTACCAAATTGATAATACTTACAGCCAAAGCAACCATAGAAATCATATTAGTACTTAACATCAAATTCCAACAGATTAGGAAGATCTTCATCACAGGAGTGAAACAAGGAACTTAAATTCCTGGTCCAGCTAGAGCTAAAAGAAATATATAAGAGGGCTGAAGAAGTTGGAAAAAGACTGGGGCTAAGAAGTATACCCTTAAGGCCAGATATAACCTTCACTTACGCTAAGAAACCTGAGGAGTTCATGCAAAAGCCAGCAGTGAAGCTAATAATAGAGTGCAAGAATACCGACTATCCCTCTTGGGAGAAGGACGTGGAAAGACAGATTAAACCCTACATGGAGATATTTCGACCTGAACATATGATAATTGCTTCACTTAAACCAGTCCCTCAGTACTTGAAAAAAGCGCTATCAAGCTATAACATTGACATCATAGACAACATCTACCTAGGAGGCTCAGGAGAACTAGAGTTAGTAGCGTACATCAAACGAACACTAAATATAGATATTAAGAACCTTAAACTAGATTTCCCATCATTTGCTGGAATTTCCTTTCAATCACATAATTAGTCTTCGAAGATTTTAGGAAAGCCTTGTCTAACATGATCTTAAGCTGGTATTGATAGTAGTGTCCTGACATTTTTATTCCATACGATTCAATTCACGTGATTGAAAAACCAGCTGAGCTTCTAAAAACTTTCTGAGAGTTACTATGTTTGCTTTATTTGCTTCTAATTGGGAAGAAACTACAATGAATACAATGTAAATGGCTGGGATTATTTTGAAGAAATTAATGCGTAAGGGGAGGTTTATAAGTTTCTTTGTAATGCAAAGTATAATGAAAAATGCATGCTGATACTCATAAAGCCATAACGTTAGCTGTTACATCCGCGTTGGGTATTGAAAATTCTAGATCAAGAAGAATAGCTGAAGCTGCAACCACACCTGACATATCTCCAGATTATGTTAAGGAGAAATATAGAACAAGAAGTGGCAGGGAAAGAACTAGATGGGTAAGAGTATCCCATCATGGTACTCCTTTATCATTGTTGGAAGAGATTGCTGTCGAAGCTCGTCACTCATTACTGGAAGGTAAAAGGGATAAAGCTGACTACATGCTGGGAAGACTGCTTCATTATCTTCAAGATAGACCTATTCCCAGTCCAGATGTAAACAAACATTTGCATGATAGCTTTGAAAGAGAATGTTCCAAATTGAATCCTATTTCATTCATGAAGAAAGTGGAAGAGAATTGCGTCATACCAGTTGGAAAAACAGAAACTTTAAAAGTTCTCTCTCGTCGGAAAGTGGCATCAACTCCAGAAGAAGCTATGGAAGAAGCATTAAAAAATTCCCTTTCAATAGCTTCCTCAATACTTTCTTCAATATTTGCTCCGCCAAAATTCAGCTCCCTTGGAAAGGAAGTTTACGATTTCTTTAAATCTCGCTCTAAGGAAATGTTTTTGTACTCTCTTTTACAGATCTCTTTGATCATCCCATTTAGCATCGGAGTAATGAGGCATGACGAGCCTATGCTTTCCCTCGGTTATGCTTTTCCTCGGATAATACAGATTTTTGTTGCATTTTTAATAGGGATATTCATCTACGATGGTATTTGCATACTCACGGTAGCTTTGTCCAGCGACATGAACAAAGTTTTATATAAAGCACGTCGGATTAATGATCATATTGCACCAAGTTCCATATTGTC contains:
- a CDS encoding AbrB/MazE/SpoVT family DNA-binding domain-containing protein translates to MLREKYGIKENDYVLIEVRDEKLAIMRVPSIEETLEWIKLRRGKLKAKQANLGDLAEFDLEEEFNEDIHGHKPSSI
- a CDS encoding nucleotidyltransferase domain-containing protein, which encodes MRLTRREREALGEFVEACKEKFGGNLVSIVLFGSRVKGYARRDSDYDLLIIARNLPDIKERFDLLGKEESEIWDKYGIKISSLLFEEEEIFSPVNPLLFGVLSGYKVLFGRENSERGLKQAKVWIEEMDPIYVDGERGWRVKELIKS
- a CDS encoding GNAT family N-acetyltransferase, with the translated sequence MLIVKELTDDLLPLVEKFLYKDPFINAYAIYDLHYLRHRAKFFICLEDYELKGLLLDFLSRTGMHAIWLWGEEEAVEELLDVVSADKIMFHVFPESEHIIRRKFAVNARYDMDFMLLRRGEERLYINHEIRQLSLTDAIHLASLRRDKPTDEDVEEAKNFLKELPFYGIFKDDKLVSVACVQVKIPEIWIIGGFYTKPEYRNRGCATSLASFLVREALKSTEHVGLHVRADNYPAKHVYEKVGFKTYGRMCWLTYNVNIVP
- a CDS encoding DUF1295 domain-containing protein codes for the protein MEMKSVEFSIALILSILFSVALLYVIIVVSDTIHWFLLKFFPECFYWWDFKEVSKRVEALRPFGYISFIATLVLILAGFIIRRMKISILGSLAMYLPTFGYFASAMFFLAGIGVLRLLWLPLLDLCPIILRLGDVIYLPYLLLALPISLIAWAFQLSFMDLSALLSLIIMVMGLIIFFLGVFTWLYGKFKGIRIIDFWIYQYSRHPQYFGFLLWSYGLTILASTIGAHKGSYVPPPSLPWLISTLIIVGVALHEENVMVRMYGDEYVRYRNCTPFMLPLPKQISNLATLPMRKLLGKSRPENGREIAFIILLYSIILILLSTPLIPSLKI
- the tsaA gene encoding tRNA (N6-threonylcarbamoyladenosine(37)-N6)-methyltransferase TrmO produces the protein MRAMEGGAARLVFVGVVEKAGDEAIVKIHPEFCEALKGIEEYSHLIILYWMHLRDNERDRRTLLVYPKRGTIPILTGVFACRSPSRPNPIGLCVVELVKREGCTLTVKGLDAIEDTPIIDIKPYIPKLDSIPNAHTPKWT
- a CDS encoding type II toxin-antitoxin system CcdA family antitoxin; the protein is MSGYVTVSVRVKRELLDEARRLNINVSELIRGALENEVRRRRLMLLEEKLKAKKSILEKIDVDMVVRLIREDRGRLEK
- a CDS encoding AAA family ATPase, whose translation is MRLIKSFDIKEFRGIKGLEKPIELSKFNVLVGRNCTGKTSILQALYLLAMPIRGRNIPPYDRSASGYIEGLIGDWKRLVYGYSGEATISFELGVKGVLKYPRGITEYETVNVGEVEVKILAENISVEAKTKTLLGGNEVEINLLGDQYENLVKSINPRGSALALYVPDHSNAYKELHDYSFRSFDGIVKKGLHTKVCREYLEDVVYDRFTEVFTRGNELFVRKEVGDTTSYVSLNDLGEGVKRFILMYFAVEHLNPALVLWDDIEVAMHPSLMNTLLKWLAESERQVVIATHSLDVLHSLIFIEPRDAKIIMLKKDANDMIRHKSIELDELEEILEKGIDLRAIIEGVVE
- a CDS encoding MBL fold metallo-hydrolase produces the protein MNKPTRIWVILVALIVIGIFVVALLNILQKSKKPLQELQEHKIGNATIGVGGGGIRIAVLVDNNPYRSGLETAWGLSIYVDAWRAKFLFDTGPDPNVLRFNAEELGVDLSKIDFVVISHVHGDHTGGLELIASLKPKLKIYIPPDRGLIGYVKSLGLKPIIVNSTIEIANGIYVVKPLYGPPMEEAVAIKTDRRLIVLVGCSHPGVVNMVRQAVRDIGVKPYMVIGGFHMSGANMDEVREVVDELVEMGVERICPIHCSGDTIRQYLAKYYSDKYIDGGVGLKINIQP
- a CDS encoding VapB-type antitoxin, yielding MEEFVWRIKIRKFIKRWNRLLRDVKPSGKGFSVRSVREDRENH